The window CTATGGAGAAACCGTGTTAACAAAGACAACAAAGCGCTGAGGATAATGCAATCATCTCTCCCTGAttcggttttcaggaaaacaaTCACGGTCGCTTCGTCCAAGGAACTTTGGGATTTGCTCTACAAAGGTAACGGTACGGAAGAAGCTAAGATACGTAGGTTAGAGAAGCAGTTGGAAAATCTTGtgatggatgaagaagaacataTGGATTTGTACTTGAAGAGAGTTACGAAAATCATTGAAGGGTTTTACATTCGGGGAAAAGAACCCTTCAATGACGATGATAAGCTTGTCACCAAGCTGATAGCTTCGCTGCCAGAGCAATACGAGGATTGTATTCCTCTGTTGGAGGAGTTCATGACTCTGCCTGATTTGACTTCTCGCGATCTTCTCCATGTTTTTGAAAAGTATGGTGATGATCCTAGAACTATGCCTGAGGAGATAAAGAAATTCATTGACTTTCTTAGAAAAGCCTGGGCTGAGCGGATGTGGTGTGACATGTGCCAGAGCGACAATCATAACGAAGAAGACTGTTATTACAAACCTAAGGTAGTGAACGTGAACAGTGGAGCCACTCAACATAGAGGGCAAGTTTGCAGTGCCGCAACACAACAACATTCTCAGATGCATCAAAAGAAGATCCAAAAACCCGAGCATCTAATGTTAGCGGTACCTGTTGCTGGTTTGACATATGATatgaatatgtggttggtacaCACCGCTACCACGAATCACATGACTCCATATGAGAAGTTTTTCACGACTTTGGACCGATCGTACAGAGCTAGGGTTGGACTGGTGGACGGGAGTGTGATCATGACACAAGGGAAAGCAGATGTCATGTTTATGACCAAGGGAGTGAAGAAGAGGATCAGGAATGTGCTTTTTGTTCCCGGGATCAACAAAAACGTGTTGAGTGTTAGTCAGATGACTGCTGACGAAGGCGGTTCAGTAATGATGGATGGAGTTAAATGCATTATTAAGAATGAAGGTGGCAAAGTATTTGGAGAAGATTGGGTGGATGAGAGGAGAGGATATGTTATGCGTTTGCAGGTGATTAAAGAAGGTATTAGGCATTAGACGTATCAGTCTTTTATGTGGTCGATtctgttttcaagtttctttgtctaagaagaataagaaagcTAAATAACATTCAGCTGCTGCTGTAGTATGAATTAGTCTAGTCAGGTTTGGTTATTAATCTAGTTTGTTGGGAAACTATATTGTATCACAATGCATTGCTTTTGTCAAAGTATTGGTAATGGTGAAAGTAACGATTCTAGTAGAAAGATCAAAGGGCTTTTAGTAGATCGATCAATATACGATTACAGACCAAATCTTAATTGAGAAAATTTACCGAAAttgaaagggagagagagagagatagacatGAAGGTGGATTTGTTGAATCAGTAATGGCAGATCTTGGCGGTAGGCATTGTGACACAAACTTCGGCGTATTTCTTCTTGGCCGCCTCTGTCCCTCGCTTGGGCTCTTCCTCTTCCGCCATGGCTACCTTAGCCAAAGAACAAACCGCAGCAGCTGCAGCCGTGAACATGAGGTCCCTCCTCATTGTGGTGCTGCTCTGTTCCTTCTGGGACTTGACTTCTAAGCTGGGTGTGTTGTCGCTTGTGGAGGCTCTGACTACCGAGAGCTTTCGTCCGCTGGTGGCTGAGGGAAGCTTGGCGACGGCAGGGAGGAAGGTAGCGGTCATGGTCATGGATGCCATTGCTTGATAGTCTGCGATTGATCTCTCTNNNNNNNNNNNNNNNNNNNNNNNNNNNNNNNNNNNNNNNNNNNNNNNNNNNNNNNNNNNNNNNNNNNNNNNNNNNNNNNNNNNNNNNNNNNNNNNNNNNNNNNNNNNNNNNNNNNNNNNNNNNNNNNNNNNNNNNNNNNNNNNNNNNNNNNNNNNNNNNNNNNNNNNNNNNNNNNNNNNNNNNNNNNNNNNNNNNNNNNNNNNNNNNNNNNNNNNNNNNNNNNNNNNNNNNNNNNNNNNNNNNNNNNNNNNNNNNNNNNNNNNNNNNNNNNNNNNNNNNNNNNNNNNNNNNNNNNNNNNNNNNNNNNNNNNNNNNNNNNNNNNNNNNNNNNNNNNNNNNNNNNNNNNNNNNNNNNNNNNNNNNNNNNNNNNNNNNNNNNNNNNNNNNNNNNNNNNNNNNNataaaaaaaaaaaaaaaaagtgttgtgCAGGTCCACATGTAGGTCCATCCTTGATATAAtcgaagacttttttttttttttgggtcaaaatcgAAGACTACACTTAATTAAATCTTTCATAAACGCTTTTGCAATGTGTTCGTTTTAGATCTTAAAACTTGCCCaacttaaaagaaagaaaaaaaaagaagagattgtttaggGGAACTAGAGAAATGGCAAAACCAATCTTGGATCTCCCTACTTATGCattgattcttaaaaatatatttagttatattcaaAGAGTTTAGAATCTGAGTTTATTGACCAGATTACAACAAGACTTAACACGAGTATATGACGTTGTAAACATGTAATTTGAGCATATATTAGTAAGCACATTTGATGTTATACCCAAATTTATGTTGCAAACACTGATGAACCTTTTATCTAACCTAGTACATATAAGCAACTAAGAAATATATTTGTCCAAATTACGCTAAGTGGGTGTTACAATTTGGTAAGAGATTTTTAAGTAATTAAATAGAGATTAAATTTAATGAGATGATTATTTGAAATTATAACACTGGCTGGTTAAAGCCCCACAGCCTTGGTCTAACGCCGGtttatttgttcttcttcttcgattaaCCTTCTAACACTGCAAATCTACTTCCCCATTCCTTCTTTGAATTCGTTTCTAAACACATTAGAAGGTCACGACGATCTCAAAGTACATTGTCTTCGGAGGAATCGAATCAAAGAGATTTATAGACAAACCTAATATCTCCCTCCCAGTTCCGTTGTAATTCTCTCATCTCTTACTAAACTTTATTTTAGGTTAGTTCGATTCTCAATcgtttagtttcttttcttttctctctcgcgTCGAGGTatacgaaaccctaatttcgagGGGCCTGTGTTCACCCACTCAACTCGATTTGCACACCTCCTCTGAGACCCAACATGAACGCTCCGATCATAGGTGAGCTCTATTCCCAGttttgcttccttttttttccaatcttcttcatctctagtatctaatttacttttttttttttttctctgggtctctctctctctgtgtgtaAGATCCATTGCAAGGAGATTTCCCGGAGGTGATTGAAGAATATTTGGAACATGGCGTCATTAAATGTGTTGCCTTTAATCACCGCGGCTCTCTTCTCGCTGGTAATCCAAATTTACTTCCCAATTCATATCCTCTTGTTTCGTTCGTTATCTATCAACTTGGGGGTACACACATTGATGGGTATATCTtgcatttgttttatttgttaNAAATCAAACTTGCCcaacataaaagaaagaaaaagagaagagattgtttaggGGAACTAGAGAAATGGCAAAACCAATCTTGGATCTCCCTACTTATGCattgattcttaaaaatatatttagttatattcaaAGAGTTAGAATCTGAGTTTATTGACCAGATTACAAGACTTAAGACGAGTATATGACGTTGTAAACATGTAATTGAGCATATTACTAAGCACATTTGATGTTATACCCAAATTTATGTTGCAAACACAGATGAACCTTTTATCTAACCTAGTAGTACATATAAGCAAGTAAGAAACATATTTGTGCAAATTACGCTAAGAGGGTGTTAACtggtaagatatatatatattttttttgtcgtgtAATTGGTAAGAAAGagattttaaagtaattaaatagAGATTAAATTTAATGAGataattatttgaaattaaaacaCTGGCTGGTTAAACTAATTAAACCCCCACACCCTTGGCCTAACGCCGGTTTATTTGTTcttcgctcttcttcttcttcgattaaCCTCTTAACACTGCAATCTACTTCCCCATTCCTTCTTTGAAGGAATTAGTTTCTAAACACATTAGAAGGTCACGACGATCTCAAAGTACATTTGTCTTTGGAGGAATCGAATTAAAGAGATTAATAGACAAACCTAATATCTCCCTCCCAGTTCCGTTGTAATTCTCACATCTCTTACCAACTTTATTTAGGTTAGTTCGATTCTCAATcgtttagtttcttttcttttctctctcgcgTCGAGGTatacgaaaccctaatttcgagGGGCCTGTGTTCACCCACTCAACTCGATTTGCACACCTCCTCTGAGACCCAACATGAACGCTCCGATCATAGGTGAGCtctattcttcctttttttccaatcttcttcatctctagtatctaaattacttttttttttctctgggtctctctctctctgtgtgtaAGATCCATTGCAAGGAGATTTCCCGGAGGTGATTGAAGAATATTTGGAACATGGCGTCATTAAATGTGTTGCCTTTAATCACCGCGGCTCTCTTCTCGCTGGTAATCCAAATTTACTTCCCAATTCATATCCTCTTGTTTCGTTCGTTATCTATCAATTTGGGGGTACACACATTGATGGGTATATCTtgcatttgttttatttgttagcCGGATGTGCGGATGGGGGATGTGTAATCTTTGATTTCGAAACTAGAGGCATTGCAAAGGAGATTCGTGATATTGACTGCTCTGCTGCTATCACAAGTGTCTCCTGGTCAAAGTATGGTCACCGCTTGCTTGTTTCAGCTGCAGACAAGTCATTAACTCTTTGGGATGTCTCAACTGGTGAGAAGATTGCTCGTACCATTCTTCAGCAGACTCCGTTGCAGGCTCGCTTAAACCCTGGCTtgacttctccttctctctgtcTTGCCTGCCCTCTCTCATCTGCTCCTATGATTGTTGACTTTGATATTGATTGCACCACTTTGCTTCCGGTTGCTGTCCCTGAGATGCCTGATGTGTTAGCTCCTCCGCAACGCAGTAAATGTCCTGAATCGAATCCTCCTTTCTCTCCAGCTGCAGCGTGCTTTAACAAGTGTGGGGATCTTGTTTATATTGGGAATTCCAAAGGAGAGATACTTGTCATTGATTACAAGAGTGTTCGTGTTCTTGCTTTGGTTCCTGTGTCTGGTGCGGCACCAGTGAAGAACATAGTGTTTAGCAGGAATGGGCAGTATCTTCTCACGAATTCTCACGATCGTACTATTAGGATTTATGAAAATCTTCTCCCCGCAAAGAATGTGCTTAAATCGCTTGAGGATTTGGGAAAGAACATTGATGGGATTGATGATGGTGTTGAGAAACTGAAGACTGTTGGATCAAAATGTTTAACACTCTTCAGGGAATTTCAAGACTCTGTTACAAAAATGCATTGGAAAGCACCTTGTTTCAGTGGTGATGGTGAGTGGGTAGTTGGGGGTTCTGCGTGCAAAGGGGAACATAAGATCTACATATGGGATCGAGCGGGGCATCTTGTTAAAATATTAGAAGGTCCAAAAGAAGCGCTGATTGATCTAGCTTGGCATCCTGTTCATCCCATAATCGTCTCTGTTTCCTTGGCTGGTCTAGTATATATTTGGGCAAAAGATTACACTGAGAACTGGAGTGCGTTTGCTCCTGATTTCAAGGAGCTTGAGGAGAATGAAGAGTATGTGGAACGCGAAGATGAATTTGATTTGATACCTGAAACAGAAAAGGTGAGAGAAATGGAATACGTAACTTTAATCACTATCTTTTTGtcacatgtttttttctgaaactCTGAATGGTTGTTTGCGTGTAGGTGAAAGTATTAGATgttaatgaagatgaagaagttgacATAGAGACAGTGGAAAAGGATGCTTTCAGCGATTCAGATACGTCAGTGGAGGAACTTCGCTACCTTCCAGCTGAACCGATCCCAGATACAAATGACCAGCAAGACAATTTGGTTGAAAGCATTAAGTTAGTTGAAGGTCAGATATCTGCATCTCCTGCTTCTGAAGAGGCTGTTCAGAATGGACATGGGGCAGACCATGTATTAAGTCCACAAGGAGGTAAGAAAGATTAACAGCATCATATGAAAAAACACAGTTTATGTATCCTTGTACACGTGAGATTATAAGTGCAAAAAGTATGAATTCTGCTGAATAGAGGTCTGATTTGTAGATTTGTATTGTGGATGTATGATGTGTTATACCACAGATAATAGATGCTGACTTTACTAATGCATGGCTCTATCTTTGCAGAAGAATTGGGTGATACACgaggaaagagaaaaaggaaaccaTCAGAGAAAGCCATGGAGCTGCAGGCAGAGAAGGCAAAACCATCGAAAGGGTCAGGCAGAACAGTAAGAGCAAAATCCAGAGCAGGCATTGATCAAGAAATTGATGACAGTGTAAATGAtgcggatgatgatgatgatgatgcatctTATTACTGAAGTAGGTTTACTAATCTTTATgttgcaaaagaaaaacaagctAGGACATGGAAAGATATTTGTTTGAATGATTTAGTTGCAGGCAATGATGTGCGCTTCTACCACGTCACATCTCTATATTGAATCAAGTTTGGGATATGCACAATAGGAAGTTATGTTGCAAGTAGTTAAAGTTACACGTTAAGTAGTTATAAAGAGACAGCCTTTGAGCATTTTGGAAACGAGGCCACTGGACACATAATTATGAAGATATATCTTTTATTCGTCAACTTTGAATGATCATCACATCAACAGAATTATGGGTCATTAGCAGCTACGTTATTACACATTTCCTTTACACAACAATGGATACAGACCACATTCTCTCACACAACCCATTACTTTCCTTTTCACCTTTATCTATATGCAT is drawn from Camelina sativa cultivar DH55 chromosome 1, Cs, whole genome shotgun sequence and contains these coding sequences:
- the LOC104786011 gene encoding photosystem II 5 kDa protein, chloroplastic-like (The sequence of the model RefSeq protein was modified relative to this genomic sequence to represent the inferred CDS: added 47 bases not found in genome assembly), with the protein product MVMETISPRANREREKERSIADYQAMASMTMTATFLPAVAKLPSATSGRKLSVVRASTSDNTPSLEVKSQKEQSSTTMRRDLMFTAAAAAVCSLAKVAMAEEEEPKRGTEAAKKKYAEVCVTMPTAKICHY
- the LOC104786021 gene encoding protein RBL-like; the protein is MNAPIIDPLQGDFPEVIEEYLEHGVIKCVAFNHRGSLLAAGCADGGCVIFDFETRGIAKEIRDIDCSAAITSVSWSKYGHRLLVSAADKSLTLWDVSTGEKIARTILQQTPLQARLNPGLTSPSLCLACPLSSAPMIVDFDIDCTTLLPVAVPEMPDVLAPPQRSKCPESNPPFSPAAACFNKCGDLVYIGNSKGEILVIDYKSVRVLALVPVSGAAPVKNIVFSRNGQYLLTNSHDRTIRIYENLLPAKNVLKSLEDLGKNIDGIDDGVEKLKTVGSKCLTLFREFQDSVTKMHWKAPCFSGDGEWVVGGSACKGEHKIYIWDRAGHLVKILEGPKEALIDLAWHPVHPIIVSVSLAGLVYIWAKDYTENWSAFAPDFKELEENEEYVEREDEFDLIPETEKVKVLDVNEDEEVDIETVEKDAFSDSDTSVEELRYLPAEPIPDTNDQQDNLVESIKLVEGQISASPASEEAVQNGHGADHVLSPQGEELGDTRGKRKRKPSEKAMELQAEKAKPSKGSGRTVRAKSRAGIDQEIDDSVNDADDDDDDASYY